The following nucleotide sequence is from Paenibacillus odorifer.
GCATATCAATATCATCAAATTCACTCTGGCCCATAGCCACACGGCGAAAATTCGTTTCAGTCATTCTTTCATCCTGAAAGACTCTCTTCTTAAATTCGTCCTGTAATTTGTTTTCACTAAGATTATTATTCACTGTACTCAACATCTCCCTTTTTAAGATCGCTCTTGATCTACGGAGTCTACTCTCAACAGCTTCGCTGGATAAATCAAGGAAATCGGCGATTTCCCTAACCTTGTAATTGTCGATATAGTAGAGAATTGTGACTATACGATTAGCTTCTGATAGGGTGTTTAAGGCTTTCCACACATCTTGCTGGAGTTCTTTTCTGAGCAGCTGATCTTCGGTAGATTCTAGCTGCGGAACCTCCATTTTTTGCATGAATTCGTAAGCAGTTTTCTTTTTATTTGACCTAAACCAATCCATGCATTCCCGTGCAGTAACCGCATATAACCAACTGGCGAGTTTCTCAGGCTCCTTCAAGTTGGGTAATTTGCGATAGGTTTTAACAAAAATCTCTTGGGCAATGTCTTGTGCGGTATGAAAACACCCAATTTACCATAAGCAACCCCGTATACTGCATTGGAATATTTGCCGATAAGTACACTGAATGCATCCATGTCACCTTTACACACCTTATCTACCAGTTCTGCGTCCGTACAAGTCACTATTTTCCTCCTTAACATCAAGCTCATAACATAGACGGAAAAGAGACTCAAAAACCGTCTTTATGCCTGCAAATATATTTTAATGGAGAGGGGATTTCAACTTTTCTACTATGGTCTTAGCCAATCTGCTTCATCCCCCAAATGTATTCGGATGCTTATTCACCGTGATAATTATAGCCTAATTATTACCTAGCTAAAACAATCTGCGAGCCGTCACCAAACGTTTCTTCCACTTGTCACTTAAGGCTTCATAATGAACGCCAAGCTCCTTGGAGTACGTATGTAGGATCTGATTATTTCCCGCGTAAATCGCCACATGTCCAATATCAAGTCCACGTGCACTGAAGAATAACAGATCCCCCTTGCGCAGCTCGTTAATTCCAACCTCTTTGCCCTCTTTGGCCTGATTGTAAGAGACACGTGGCAGGTCAATTGCCAACATATCCTTAAATACATGTCCTACAAAAGAAGAACAGTCAAAGGTTGACGTCTGGTCAGTAGCAGCGCCAAATTCATAAGGCGTTCCCAGATATTTTTCTCCGTAAGCAAGCAGCTCGTTTCCCTGCCGCTCTACAAGAGCAGCACTCGTATAATTGCTATATTTGGGTTTAGCAGAGATATATCCACTCTTGTTATCCTGCGTTCGCACTTCTAACCATAAAGCATCTACTTCTCTAACCACATGTACCTTATCTCCTGCCGACAACATTTGCTGAACCGTTGATTGGGCTGACGAATCTGGCAAACTTCGCAGATTAACTCCATATAGAATTGTCGTATCGTAATCCACTGCCGAGTAGATACGAACAGCACGAGTAGCAGTATCCCACTTCACAGTGCTGCCCAAAGCTTCGCTGACAAAACGCAGTGGCATCATCGTATAACCGCCGGCAATCTGGCCGGGAACGGCTACACTTAAGGAATGGCCATTTTTATTCGCTGCTTGATCGCCAATATGATAGGTCAGCACCAGGTCTCCCTTGGTTGCCTTAACGGTCTTGGTATCATTATTCCAAGTAATCTTTGCCCCTTGAGCTTCAAATAACTTGCGCATAGGGACTAGTACTGTATCGTTTACGAGCAAGGGCTGAGCCTCTAATTGTAGCTGTTGATCATCCAGATAGACGGCTGTAACCGGAGTCTGAGGCGTTGTCCCCGCATAGGCCGGAGCAGTATAGAGCATAGATGTAAGTAGTAAAAGTAACATAGCTTTCTTTTGAAACTTCATGATGTCATCACCTCGTTGATTGATATGTGCACCTATTGTTACTAAAAAAAGGGTAATTAGTTTTGTTACAAATATTGGGGTGAGCATCTAGCTACAGCATAAGCACCTAAAAAAAGAGGACTGCGATCACCTTTCGGTACCACAGTCCTCTTTTTAAGTATGCCCTCATGGAGCCCGCTAGACAGGTTCCTCTACCTCAAAAATGGAATCAATAATGAGCGGAAGATTGTCCCTTACAGAAACAGCACCCAATACAGAACGAGCATGAAGACCCTTGTCTCCGAACACCTCCAGCATTAAATCTGAACAACCGTTAAGCACTTTATGATGTTCTTCAAAGAGGGGATCTGCATTAACGAAGCCTTGAACTTTGACTACTCTTTTCACTTTATCCAAAGAACCTAAAGCTGTCTTAAGGACGGCAAGGATCTCTATACCCGTTAAACGTGCAAAATGGTAGCCTTCTTCGGTAGTGTAGTCTTGTCCCAGCTTTCCTTTGGGATGGCCCGCCGGTCCTTTTCCCGATACAAAACATAAGCCATTAACAATTACGTAGTTAGCGTATTTTGCCGCGGGTTCACTAGCCTCAGGCAGGACAATTCCTAATGCTTCAAGTCTGCTCGCTATAGTGTGCTCTGTCATATCCATCTCCCCCTCCATTATCAACAGCATCAATAATTTAGTAAGATCATAGTTACTACTTAGCTTCAACCTCTGCTTCCCATCTCGATATTTCAGCGCGAACAATGGGTGCTACTTGGGTACCCAATAGCTCAATGGCTCTCATTACATCCTTATGAGGCATCGTGCCAAGCGGCACATGCAGCATAAAACGTGTGATGCCTACTTGCTTGCGCAGGTGAATGATTTTCTCAGCAACGGTCTCCGGGTCACCTACATACAAAGCGCCTTCAAATCTACGTGCCGCATCATAGCTTGCACGAGTGTATTGGCCCCATCCGCGTTCCCGGCCAATTACATTCATACTAGCTTGCGTAGAAGGAAAGAACATATCGGCAGCCTGCTGATTGTCCTCTGCAATAAAGCCGTGTGAGTGTGAAGCAACGGGCAGCTTCGACACATCATGTCCCGCTTGTGCTGCAGCCTTCTTATAGAGCTTCACTAGCGGAGCAAACTGTAGCGGACTGCCACCAATGATAGCCAACACAAGCGGTAATCCTAGTAACCCCGCACGAATTACAGATTCTGTATTTCCCCCGCTGCCAATCCATACTGGCAAAGGATTCTGCACGGGACGCGGATAAATCCCCAGATTATTAATGGCAGGACGGTGCGCACCGCTCCATGTTATTTTTTCGGATTCCCGTATTTTGAGCAGCAAGTCCAGCTTCTCATCGAACAGCTCATCATAATGATTCAAATCATACCCAAACAGCGGGAACGACTCGATAAAAGAACCCCGGCCTGCCATGATCTCTGCGCGTCCATTTGAGATTCCATCAAGAGTAGCGAAATCCTGAAACACACGTACTGGGTCATCAGAGGAAAGTACTGTAACCGCACTGGTTAGCCGAATCCGTGTCGTCTGTGAGGCCGCCGCAGCCAGCAAAACTGCTGGAGAAGAAGCCGCATAATCTTTACGATGATGTTCGCCCACGCCAAATATATCTAAACCCACCTGATCTGCAAGCACAATCTCCTCTACGACCTCGCGCAAACGCTGCGCATGACTTATCACTTCACCTGTCTGGACATCCGGTGTTGTTTCTACGAACGTGCTTATTCCTATTTCCACTTACAAATCCCCCTTAACTATAATTTCCTCTTTAAATTGTTTGTTTGATTATAACACAAGTTAAGGTTAAAAAAGCTAATCATTCTGTCCAACCCCAGTTTGTCGAGAAACTCATCCTTAAAATTTGCAAAACCACGCTTACAAATAGAGGATTTTGAAGGAATATGTTGAAACACTCTTAAACAAATAGCCGTTCTCGTAGAACAAATGATCATATGGCAAACCATTAAAATTCAAGGTAACATGAAAGAACTGTTAACCGGGTGGGAGAAGGTGTCACTGAAATGAATATCATGACATGGATTGATTTATTATTATTTTTTGTTTTGTTCGCTTTGTTCATCTACATATTTGCGTCTGTAACCATCACTAACCTACATAAAGCATACTTAGTATTTCATTTTACTATGATGTTATGGCCCTTCTGTCAATTTGCTATCAAAACTACCGACGATCCCAAGTTTCAATTGTTTTATGTAAAGCTCGCTTTTATCGACTCGGTTCTGTTAACGATTGGCTGGCTTCTGTTCACGGTACTACTCACCGGGAATTCACATCTCCTTCGAAAAAAGAACACGCTGATCCTATACATTCTCGCAGCATTGATCATAGTAGTAGTGATCGCTAATCCAAACGGAAATTTTGTTCTCCCTATGAACGGCGGATATATCGAAAGATATTATGGTCCGATTTTTTGGCTGCTTATTATCTTCTTAACCACCAGCGTAATGATTTCTCTGTATATCATCTATTCAGCCCTAGTCTCAAACACTACACAGCGGATCAAAAAACAGGTTGCTCATGTGCTCAAAGGGGTGCTGGTGCTAACGGTATTTATATTATTGGATGTTTTTCTTAATGTGGTGTTGCTTAAATCTGATCCAGTTATTCCGGGGCTGACCTCTCTGGGGATCTTAATCTCGGCAATTTTTTTCGTAATTGCTATTCATCGGGATAAAATATTTGATCTCGTAACCATCGCCCATCAGGATATCATTGACACCATTACAGAAGGAATTCTTGTACTGGATGATAGTGAGACTGTAGTAGAAATCAATCGCTCGCTTTTCCCAAGAATCAATCTACAAACCGGTGCTCGCTTTGACGTGTCGACCATCGCACCCATGGAGCAAACTTCCGGAGCTTTCGATTTATTCCTTCATACATACTTGAACCAGCCCATGGAGAGAACCGAGGTTGAACTATTCTACACCTCACTCAATGCATACATTAACATTACTGCCGCGCCGATTGTGGTAGGTGGAATCAGGGTTGGACGCATTCTTACTTTTCAGGACAGAAGCGAGCTGCATCGCCTCATAGCCGAGACCAATCACCAGAACGAGACCCTGCAAGAGCGTAATGCTGCATTAACTGAAATCCAGAATGAACTATCGCAAACCAACCAAAAACTTAAGCAGATGGCCATAACGGACAGCTTAACCGGTTGTTATAATCGTCATTACTTAACGTTACACTTAGAGCATGAGATCATAGAAAATATGAAACTCAAGCAGCCTTTTGCTATCATCCTTCTGGATATCGACTTTTTCAAAACAGTGAATGATAATTACGGCCATTTAATCGGTGATGTGGTCATTTGCAGCACGGTAGAGGTAATTAAGAAAACGTTGAGGGAGACGGATGTTCTGGCGCGTTATGGCGGAGAAGAATTTATCATATACTTACCAAATACAGATCAAACACAAGCAAACCACTTGGCAAAACATATCAAATCTATAATAGAAGCTAATAAAGTACATGTAGAGGATGTTGCTCATGCCCTATCAATTACTGTTAGTATGGGACTGCTGTCCATTAGTAATTTTGCAGCTCAATATACAGAAAGCCTGACCAATCAACTAAATGATTTATTCGAATCTGTGGACAAAGCCTTATATCAAGCAAAAAATGCCGGACGAAATCAGATTGTTGAGATTAATAGATAACGTTTAAAATAAAGAATCAGCCTACTTCTGTTGAAGTTAAGCTGATTCTTATTTTTTAGATCTTTTTAACAAACTCGGACTTTAATTTCATAGCTCCAAAACCATCGATTTTGCAATCAATATCATGATCTCCGTCCACTAAACGGATGTTTTTCACCTTTGTTCCTATCTTCAGAACGGATGAGCTTCCTTTTACTTTAAGGTCTTTAATAATAGTTATAGCATCTCCATCATTTAAAATATTTCCGTTGGCATCTCTGACAACCTTGTTCTCTTCACTGCTTTCAGCCTCTGTGTCGAGGCTCCACTCATGCGCACATTCCGGGCAGACGAGCAAACTACCATCTTCATAAGTGTATTCTGAATTACATTTCGGGCAATTTGGCAAAGTAGACATCAAAGTGTCCTCCATTCGTTAATGTAAATCTAGTTGTGGTTCCAGTGCATAGCCTCAAAAGTATATTTCATATTTGGTAAGGTTTCCACTAGATATCAGCAGTAAGTTTGTCTAGATTTCGACAGCGGACAGTAATTCTCAAATATTGTCTTGTATATTTTTTCCTAATTCAATAAGATGGAAATGTCGAATTTTTATGTAAATACATAGGAGAGTGAGTAATGATTAGTCGCAGAAGTGTTGCATTCGCCATTATTTTGTCATTAATTACATGTGGGCTCTATACAATATATTGGTTTATTGTTCTAACCAATGAGGTAGGCGAACTGAGTGGGGACTATACATTTACAGGAGGAAAACATTTTCTTTTAACGTTGGTTACGTGTGGGATCTGGAGCTTCATTTGGGCCTATCAGGTAGGTAAACATATTGCTGAAGCTCAAAGACAGCGCGGCCAATACCCGTCAGATAATTCAGTGCTTTATGTGATCCTGACACTCTTTGGTCTGGGTATTG
It contains:
- a CDS encoding histidine kinase N-terminal 7TM domain-containing diguanylate cyclase, translating into MNIMTWIDLLLFFVLFALFIYIFASVTITNLHKAYLVFHFTMMLWPFCQFAIKTTDDPKFQLFYVKLAFIDSVLLTIGWLLFTVLLTGNSHLLRKKNTLILYILAALIIVVVIANPNGNFVLPMNGGYIERYYGPIFWLLIIFLTTSVMISLYIIYSALVSNTTQRIKKQVAHVLKGVLVLTVFILLDVFLNVVLLKSDPVIPGLTSLGILISAIFFVIAIHRDKIFDLVTIAHQDIIDTITEGILVLDDSETVVEINRSLFPRINLQTGARFDVSTIAPMEQTSGAFDLFLHTYLNQPMERTEVELFYTSLNAYINITAAPIVVGGIRVGRILTFQDRSELHRLIAETNHQNETLQERNAALTEIQNELSQTNQKLKQMAITDSLTGCYNRHYLTLHLEHEIIENMKLKQPFAIILLDIDFFKTVNDNYGHLIGDVVICSTVEVIKKTLRETDVLARYGGEEFIIYLPNTDQTQANHLAKHIKSIIEANKVHVEDVAHALSITVSMGLLSISNFAAQYTESLTNQLNDLFESVDKALYQAKNAGRNQIVEINR
- a CDS encoding RidA family protein, with product MTEHTIASRLEALGIVLPEASEPAAKYANYVIVNGLCFVSGKGPAGHPKGKLGQDYTTEEGYHFARLTGIEILAVLKTALGSLDKVKRVVKVQGFVNADPLFEEHHKVLNGCSDLMLEVFGDKGLHARSVLGAVSVRDNLPLIIDSIFEVEEPV
- a CDS encoding sigma-70 family RNA polymerase sigma factor, which translates into the protein MGCFHTAQDIAQEIFVKTYRKLPNLKEPEKLASWLYAVTARECMDWFRSNKKKTAYEFMQKMEVPQLESTEDQLLRKELQQDVWKALNTLSEANRIVTILYYIDNYKVREIADFLDLSSEAVESRLRRSRAILKREMLSTVNNNLSENKLQDEFKKRVFQDERMTETNFRRVAMGQSEFDDIDMHKTNFSNVNMEGTGFDNINMSSTTFNDINMHSVKFNEVGLWEIEVSNSELGEAYFHDTHLYGKGNKFERCQLNGTSFVDCDLSNVDIRDCNLSGVTVNGISLELLLDSYNKSK
- a CDS encoding LLM class flavin-dependent oxidoreductase, with product MEIGISTFVETTPDVQTGEVISHAQRLREVVEEIVLADQVGLDIFGVGEHHRKDYAASSPAVLLAAAASQTTRIRLTSAVTVLSSDDPVRVFQDFATLDGISNGRAEIMAGRGSFIESFPLFGYDLNHYDELFDEKLDLLLKIRESEKITWSGAHRPAINNLGIYPRPVQNPLPVWIGSGGNTESVIRAGLLGLPLVLAIIGGSPLQFAPLVKLYKKAAAQAGHDVSKLPVASHSHGFIAEDNQQAADMFFPSTQASMNVIGRERGWGQYTRASYDAARRFEGALYVGDPETVAEKIIHLRKQVGITRFMLHVPLGTMPHKDVMRAIELLGTQVAPIVRAEISRWEAEVEAK
- a CDS encoding stalk domain-containing protein; amino-acid sequence: MKFQKKAMLLLLLTSMLYTAPAYAGTTPQTPVTAVYLDDQQLQLEAQPLLVNDTVLVPMRKLFEAQGAKITWNNDTKTVKATKGDLVLTYHIGDQAANKNGHSLSVAVPGQIAGGYTMMPLRFVSEALGSTVKWDTATRAVRIYSAVDYDTTILYGVNLRSLPDSSAQSTVQQMLSAGDKVHVVREVDALWLEVRTQDNKSGYISAKPKYSNYTSAALVERQGNELLAYGEKYLGTPYEFGAATDQTSTFDCSSFVGHVFKDMLAIDLPRVSYNQAKEGKEVGINELRKGDLLFFSARGLDIGHVAIYAGNNQILHTYSKELGVHYEALSDKWKKRLVTARRLF
- a CDS encoding zinc ribbon domain-containing protein YjdM, translated to MSTLPNCPKCNSEYTYEDGSLLVCPECAHEWSLDTEAESSEENKVVRDANGNILNDGDAITIIKDLKVKGSSSVLKIGTKVKNIRLVDGDHDIDCKIDGFGAMKLKSEFVKKI
- a CDS encoding DUF4234 domain-containing protein, translated to MISRRSVAFAIILSLITCGLYTIYWFIVLTNEVGELSGDYTFTGGKHFLLTLVTCGIWSFIWAYQVGKHIAEAQRQRGQYPSDNSVLYVILTLFGLGIVTYALVQSDVNKLV